The sequence GGACAGGGAATCCTTGCCTCCGGATACGGCCACCACGGGACGGTCACCATCTCCGATGAGTCTGTAGCGCCGGATGGTTGTGTTTACTCTTTTTTCAAAAAAAGTGAGGAAATGTGTGTCACAAAAGGCGGTCTTGTGGGACCGCAGGCTGATGCTCGCCGTCTGTCCGCACACCCTGCATTTCATCCGCCCGATACAACCCGTATAACCTTCACGCTGTCATCGGCGTCGAGCCGGTGGTCCTCGGTGACAAGCCGGTTGTTTGCGACAACGAGGTGGCCTTCCGCGCTGACCTTGAGTTCCTGCAAAAGCCGGGAGACGAGCATCGGTTTCTCGAAGACGTAATCTTTCCCTTCCCAGTTGACGTACATGGGTAATTTCTTAGCACAACGACGGGGTGATGTCAAAAAGCCCGGGATGGTC is a genomic window of Syntrophorhabdaceae bacterium containing:
- a CDS encoding MoaD/ThiS family protein, producing the protein TIPGFLTSPRRCAKKLPMYVNWEGKDYVFEKPMLVSRLLQELKVSAEGHLVVANNRLVTEDHRLDADDSVKVIRVVSGG